Proteins encoded by one window of Sulfurimonas crateris:
- a CDS encoding EAL domain-containing protein, which produces MVKIYFINFQIECEKVFLENILTLESEILDVNSFKLESSREIQSVIRDLEKLNKDNVLIHIISFIHNTVLVQSLKNELAKILPNAKIVLLKHEDKAKTQLTIYSLKKEIDPQNLSDEIAKELYTRAVEESSSVKEYRNKLFSRYFTDHLTNLPNTYKLRNDLDEFKEFSLVVFNIDNFQMINNFYGYIVGDYVIEKVGKFLKENIPQHHIYKLSGDEFAFIIDREIGFYELKDYLEELYEKMKNIIIEYQDINIYVDFTLASSANRDSKNIFSKVSMALKYAKEIGAKYWIYEDRMNFENEYERNLKLSGIVRDAVENLRVLPYFQAIVDTKTLEIKKYECLARLIDKNGKILSPALFIPVAKKIKVYNIVTKAIIDKSFETFENSEFEFSINLSIEDIMSSEIFNFIIQKLKNSKASRRVIFELLESDAVEDFKKVDRFISEVKRYGARIAIDDFGSGYSNFGYLTRMNADFIKIDGSLVQDIDVDRNALFIVETIVEFAKKLGIQTIAEYVHSSVIMDIVKKLGVDYSQGYYIDEPSIGLLKKDN; this is translated from the coding sequence GTGGTTAAAATCTACTTTATAAATTTTCAGATAGAATGTGAGAAAGTATTTTTGGAGAACATTTTGACCTTAGAGAGTGAAATATTAGATGTTAACAGTTTTAAACTTGAATCTTCAAGGGAGATCCAGAGCGTCATCAGAGATCTTGAGAAATTAAATAAAGATAATGTTCTTATTCATATTATCTCTTTTATCCACAATACGGTTCTTGTTCAGAGCCTCAAAAACGAGCTTGCTAAGATACTTCCAAATGCCAAGATAGTTCTCCTAAAACATGAGGATAAGGCAAAAACACAACTCACTATCTATTCGCTAAAAAAAGAGATAGATCCGCAAAATCTGAGTGATGAAATAGCCAAAGAGCTCTATACTAGAGCAGTAGAAGAGTCGAGCAGCGTAAAAGAGTACAGAAACAAACTCTTTAGCAGATACTTTACAGACCATCTCACAAATCTTCCAAATACATACAAATTAAGAAACGATCTTGATGAGTTCAAGGAGTTTTCTCTAGTCGTTTTTAACATAGACAACTTTCAGATGATAAACAATTTTTACGGATATATAGTAGGTGACTACGTCATTGAGAAGGTCGGAAAATTTCTTAAGGAGAATATTCCGCAGCATCATATATATAAGCTCTCCGGAGATGAGTTTGCTTTTATTATTGATAGAGAGATAGGATTTTACGAGCTTAAAGATTATCTCGAAGAGCTTTATGAGAAGATGAAAAATATCATCATAGAGTATCAAGATATTAATATTTACGTTGATTTCACTCTTGCATCTTCGGCGAACAGAGATAGCAAAAATATATTTTCTAAGGTATCTATGGCGCTTAAATATGCAAAAGAGATAGGCGCAAAATATTGGATATATGAAGATAGAATGAATTTTGAAAATGAGTATGAGAGAAACCTAAAGCTCTCTGGAATCGTAAGAGATGCTGTTGAAAATCTTAGAGTTCTTCCATATTTTCAAGCCATCGTAGATACGAAAACGTTGGAGATCAAGAAGTATGAGTGTCTGGCAAGACTTATTGACAAAAATGGAAAAATTCTCTCACCCGCTCTTTTTATTCCCGTTGCAAAAAAGATAAAAGTTTACAACATCGTAACAAAAGCGATAATTGACAAATCGTTTGAAACGTTCGAGAACAGCGAATTTGAGTTTAGCATCAACCTCTCCATTGAGGATATTATGAGCAGTGAAATATTCAATTTCATTATCCAAAAATTAAAAAATTCAAAAGCGTCCAGAAGGGTGATATTCGAGCTTCTTGAGTCAGATGCCGTTGAAGACTTTAAAAAAGTAGACCGCTTTATAAGCGAAGTTAAAAGATATGGAGCTAGAATAGCAATAGACGATTTCGGAAGCGGATATTCAAATTTCGGATATTTGACAAGAATGAACGCCGATTTTATTAAGATCGACGGCTCTTTGGTACAAGATATAGATGTGGATAGAAACGCTCTTTTTATTGTCGAGACTATCGTAGAATTTGCGAAAAAACTCGGGATCCAAACTATTGCTGAGTATGTACACTCAAGTGTAATAATGGACATAGTGAAAAAACTCGGAGTAGATTACTCTCAGGGTTATTATATTGATGAACCTTCCATAGGATTGCTAAAGAAGGATAACTAA